A single window of Gossypium arboreum isolate Shixiya-1 chromosome 13, ASM2569848v2, whole genome shotgun sequence DNA harbors:
- the LOC108461517 gene encoding methylthioribose-1-phosphate isomerase has product MALDSKLIDDVLAVDNTLQAICYKRGSLQLLDQRKLPLETVYLDIHGSADGWNAIREMVVRGAPAIAIAAALSLAVEVANLKDFNGGSKDAASFLESKLEYLVSSRPTAVNLSDAAIKLKEIISKAASTVTVPESVFQAYIEAAEIMLDDDVATNKAIGSHGASFLQHQQNNSKRFSVLTHCNTGSLATAGYGTALGVIRALHAQGVLERAYCTETRPFNQGSRLTAFELVHEKIPATLIADSAAAALMKEGRVDAVVVGADRVTANGDTANKIGTYSLALCAMHHHIPFYVAAPLTSIDLSLSSGQEIVIEERSAKELLHTRGGLGEQVAASGISVWNPAFDVTPANLIAGIITEKGVITKNDMKDDAFDIKDFIEKATGKSTV; this is encoded by the exons ATGGCGCTTGATTCTAAGTTGATTGACGACGTGCTTGCGGTTGACAACACTCTCCAAGCTATCTGCTATAAACGTGGCTCCCTCCAGTTACTGGATCAG AGAAAACTTCCATTGGAAACGGTGTACTTAGATATTCATGGTTCAGCAGATGGATG GAACGCAATCCGAGAGATGGTGGTTCGAGGGGCTCCTGCTATTGCCATAGCTGCAGCTCTTTCACTGGCGGTTGAAGTTGCCAACTTAAAGGACTTTAATGGCGGATCGAAGGATGCCGCTTCTTTTCTTGAATCGAAATTAGAATATCTTGTCTCAAG TCGACCAACGGCGGTGAATCTTTCGGATGCTGCTATAAAGCTTAAAGAAATTATATCAAAGGCTGCTTCTACTGTTACAGTGCCTGAGAGTGTTTTCCAG GCTTATATAGAAGCTGCTGAAATCATGCTTGATGATGATGTTGCTACTAACAAAGCAATCGGGTCTCACGGTGCAAGTTTTCTCCAGCACCAACAGAATAATTCAAAGAGATTTTCGGTTTTGACACACTGCAACACCGGAAG CCTTGCCACAGCTGGATATGGTACCGCCCTTGGTGTTATCCGCGCCCTTCATGCTCAAGGAGTGTTGGAAAGGGCATATTGTACCGAAACACGACCCTTCAATCAG GGATCCAGACTCACGGCTTTCGAGCTGGTGCATGAAAAAATACCTGCTACTCTAATAGCAGATTCTGCTGCAGCTGCTTTAATGAAAGAAGGTCGTGTTGATGCTGTTGTTGTTGGAGCGGATCGTGTGACAGCGAATG GTGATACTGCTAACAAGATTGGAACCTATAGCCTTGCCTTATGTGCAATGCATCATCATATTCCATTTTACGTTGCCGCACCGCTTACTTCCATAGATTTATCTCTTTCTTCCGGACAAGAAATTGTAATCGAGGAAAGATCAGCTAAGGAGTTATTGCACACACGGGGAGGACTGGGAGAACAAGTGGCTGCTTCCGGGATCTCAGTCTGGAACCCGGCTTTCGATGTCACCCCTGCCAATCTAATAGCCGGTATCATAACAGAAAAG GGCGTAATTACAAAGAATGACATGAAGGATGATGCATTTGACATTAAGGATTTCATAGAGAAGGCAACAGGCAAATCTACCGTATGA